A region of Pyxidicoccus trucidator DNA encodes the following proteins:
- the queD gene encoding 6-carboxytetrahydropterin synthase QueD has protein sequence MEAHPSKKVALVTEISKEFTFEAAHRLPNVPEGHKCARVHGHSYNVEFTIRGPVDPKLGWIVDFAELNAAWQPLHAQLDHRLLNDVPGLENPTSELLAAWLFERLSLPGARVVRIRVAETCTSSCTVYPAEG, from the coding sequence ATGGAAGCCCATCCTTCGAAGAAGGTCGCTCTCGTCACCGAAATCTCGAAGGAGTTCACCTTCGAGGCCGCGCACCGGCTGCCCAACGTTCCCGAAGGGCACAAGTGCGCCCGGGTGCACGGGCACAGCTACAACGTCGAGTTCACCATCCGCGGCCCCGTGGACCCGAAGCTCGGCTGGATTGTCGACTTCGCCGAGCTCAACGCGGCCTGGCAGCCGCTCCACGCGCAGCTGGACCACCGGCTCCTGAACGACGTGCCCGGTCTTGAGAACCCCACGAGCGAGCTGCTGGCGGCGTGGCTCTTCGAGCGACTGAGCCTGCCGGGCGCGCGCGTGGTGCGCATCCGCGTGGCGGAGACGTGCACGTCGTCGTGCACCGTCTACCCCGCCGAGGGCTGA
- a CDS encoding DUF1800 domain-containing protein, with product MKRRFALALTVCATACAPDERPPDAPTIAPLTEARQAVDTLAVPAEQNAIRFLEQATFGPRLAQGASPLPIDSVEQVVAVGVSASITAQFNAPRSTFDPAAAPDLGSQFFYNAVHGQDQLRQRVAFALSQILVVSQNGIPNPGGTPENEPRLAMAGYLNLLSQRAFGNFRQLLEFVTLDPAMGTFLDMANNKAFKANGQRVEPNENYAREMLQLFTLGLHQLNEDGTEKLDPITGARIPAYSEAQVQAFAAALSGWTYASATGCPARGGSNPANYPEPMIGCDVNHDSRAQLLLRGQLTTAGAGAAQHLEEALDNVFADPNLPPFICKQLIQHLVTSNPTPAYVQRVVNAFKNDGTGERGNLRFVVRKVLEDAEARGPLAPASQQAAYGHLRSPALFVTTVIRWLNGTLDTTGGKDPGAKLTTWSRNMGQYVPRPPSVFSYYPPNAPAPGANGLLGPEFAILDTATVTARANFVHELLHSTSPASVGVLIDLAVVPSASTDLVTWLDRYLLHDTMSSDLQLLLETSLADSRAGDALRKKKLALYLTTLSPEFQIQR from the coding sequence ATGAAACGACGCTTCGCCCTGGCTCTCACCGTATGCGCGACCGCCTGCGCACCGGATGAGCGCCCACCCGACGCACCCACCATTGCCCCGCTCACCGAGGCTCGGCAGGCCGTCGACACGCTCGCGGTTCCCGCCGAGCAGAACGCCATCCGCTTCCTGGAGCAGGCCACCTTCGGCCCGCGCCTCGCCCAGGGCGCGAGCCCGCTGCCCATCGACTCGGTGGAGCAGGTGGTCGCCGTCGGCGTCTCCGCCTCCATCACCGCGCAGTTCAACGCCCCGCGCTCCACGTTCGACCCGGCGGCCGCTCCGGACCTGGGCTCGCAGTTCTTCTACAACGCCGTCCATGGGCAGGATCAGCTCCGGCAGCGGGTGGCGTTCGCGCTGAGCCAGATTCTGGTCGTCTCGCAGAACGGCATCCCCAACCCGGGGGGCACGCCGGAGAACGAGCCGCGGCTCGCGATGGCGGGCTACCTCAACCTGCTCTCCCAGCGCGCCTTCGGCAACTTCCGCCAGCTGCTGGAGTTCGTCACGCTGGACCCCGCCATGGGGACGTTCCTCGACATGGCGAACAACAAGGCCTTCAAGGCGAACGGCCAGCGCGTCGAGCCGAACGAGAACTACGCGCGGGAGATGCTCCAGCTCTTCACGCTCGGCCTCCACCAGCTCAACGAGGACGGCACCGAGAAGCTGGACCCCATCACCGGCGCGCGCATTCCCGCGTACTCCGAGGCCCAGGTGCAGGCGTTCGCGGCCGCCCTCTCCGGGTGGACCTATGCCAGCGCCACGGGCTGCCCGGCGAGGGGCGGCTCGAACCCGGCCAACTACCCGGAGCCGATGATTGGCTGTGACGTGAACCACGACTCCCGCGCGCAGCTGCTCCTGCGGGGGCAGCTTACGACCGCCGGAGCCGGCGCCGCGCAGCACCTGGAGGAGGCGCTCGACAACGTCTTCGCCGACCCGAACCTCCCGCCGTTCATCTGCAAGCAGCTCATCCAGCATCTGGTCACCAGCAACCCGACCCCCGCCTACGTCCAGCGCGTGGTGAACGCCTTCAAGAACGACGGCACCGGCGAGCGCGGCAACCTGCGCTTCGTGGTGCGCAAGGTTCTGGAGGACGCCGAGGCCCGCGGCCCGCTGGCGCCGGCCTCGCAGCAGGCAGCGTACGGGCACCTGCGCTCTCCCGCGCTGTTCGTCACCACCGTCATCCGGTGGCTGAACGGGACGCTCGACACGACCGGGGGCAAGGACCCGGGCGCGAAGCTCACCACCTGGAGCCGCAACATGGGGCAGTACGTGCCCCGGCCGCCGTCGGTCTTCAGCTACTACCCCCCGAACGCTCCGGCGCCCGGCGCCAACGGCCTGCTCGGCCCCGAGTTCGCCATCCTCGACACCGCCACCGTCACCGCGCGCGCCAACTTCGTGCACGAGCTGCTCCACTCCACCTCTCCCGCCAGCGTCGGCGTCCTCATCGACCTGGCCGTCGTCCCCTCGGCGTCCACGGACCTGGTG
- a CDS encoding SDR family oxidoreductase yields the protein MADWAIITGASRGIGQALAVRFRQHGWGVMNLSRRPCPVPGVVNVGVDLAAPGWEAQVGQALRDSVGPPSGRLSLVHNAALYEHDDALSLTAEHFRRVLEVNVVVPAVLNRLVRERLTDGSSILYVGSTLSEKAVRGNASYVTSKHALVGLMRATCQDLVGTRVHTACICPGFTDTEMLHEHVGEDPAILEAVAKRTTFGRLIEPREIADVVWLCANTPVLNGAVLHANLGQIES from the coding sequence ATGGCTGATTGGGCAATCATCACCGGCGCGAGCCGGGGCATCGGACAGGCGCTGGCCGTGCGCTTCCGCCAGCATGGCTGGGGGGTGATGAACCTCTCCCGCAGGCCCTGCCCGGTACCGGGCGTGGTGAACGTGGGCGTGGACCTCGCGGCCCCGGGCTGGGAGGCGCAGGTGGGGCAGGCCCTGCGCGACTCGGTGGGCCCTCCGTCCGGGCGCCTCTCGCTCGTCCACAACGCGGCGCTCTACGAGCATGACGACGCCCTGTCGCTGACAGCGGAGCACTTCCGGCGGGTGCTGGAGGTCAACGTCGTCGTCCCGGCGGTGCTCAACCGCCTCGTCAGGGAGCGCCTCACCGACGGCTCCTCCATCCTCTACGTGGGCTCGACGCTGTCGGAGAAGGCGGTCCGGGGCAACGCCTCGTATGTGACGTCCAAGCACGCGCTCGTCGGGCTGATGCGGGCCACCTGCCAGGACCTCGTCGGGACGCGCGTCCACACCGCCTGCATCTGCCCGGGCTTCACCGACACGGAGATGCTCCACGAGCACGTCGGCGAGGACCCGGCGATCCTCGAGGCCGTGGCGAAGCGGACGACGTTCGGCCGCCTCATCGAACCCCGGGAAATCGCCGACGTGGTCTGGCTGTGCGCCAACACGCCGGTGCTCAACGGCGCGGTCCTCCACGCGAACCTGGGGCAGATAGAGAGCTGA